The following are from one region of the Hymenobacter sp. YIM 151858-1 genome:
- a CDS encoding GEVED domain-containing protein, protein MKKTLYAALACLGLFASGAKAQTTPVRQCATMENLAAQLAADPTLAQRRAAIEAQTEAFAARPQTTAQRGTAVTVTIPVVVHVLYNTTAQNISDAQIQSQIAVLNEDFRKLNADVSKVPAAFAGLAADAGIQFTLAKQDPNGNPTTGIQRKQTTKTSWGTDDQMKSTTTGGLNAWPAGKYLNLWVCNLSGGVLGYAQFPGGPAATDGVVILTTAFGKGGSATAPFNLGRTGTHEVGHWLNLNHIWGDDNGACTGTDNVSDTPNQGGQNYGCPTFPKASCSNGPNGDMFMNYMDYTDDACMYMFSTGQSSRMNALFATGGARASLLTSTGGTAPGTTPTPTTPTYCASKGNSVGYEWVDLVQLGSINRSSGANAGYYNGTALSTSVAAGSTQTIYYSAGFSGSAYTEYWKIYIDYNQDGDFTDSGELVASRSSSSSSTLSASFTVPTTAKSGATRLRVVMSDNSATTSCNTYSYGETEDYTVNITGGLRTSAPSAATAADYKLFPNPAADVLNLVLPAEHSPANVQVEVLDVRGAAMKQVRYDGSGMLQVQSLPAGVYTLRVQDGGTVVHQRFVKQ, encoded by the coding sequence ATGAAGAAAACCCTTTACGCTGCACTGGCCTGCCTGGGCCTATTCGCATCGGGAGCAAAAGCACAGACGACGCCGGTTCGTCAGTGCGCTACCATGGAAAACCTGGCCGCTCAACTAGCCGCCGACCCCACGCTGGCGCAGCGCCGGGCCGCTATCGAGGCCCAAACGGAGGCGTTTGCGGCCCGCCCGCAAACCACGGCCCAACGCGGCACTGCCGTTACGGTAACCATTCCGGTGGTGGTGCACGTGTTGTACAACACCACCGCCCAGAACATTTCGGATGCCCAGATTCAGTCGCAGATTGCGGTGCTGAACGAGGACTTCCGTAAGCTGAACGCCGACGTATCGAAAGTGCCGGCTGCATTTGCAGGCCTGGCCGCCGACGCCGGTATTCAGTTTACGCTCGCCAAGCAAGACCCCAACGGCAACCCCACCACGGGCATCCAGCGCAAGCAAACCACGAAAACCTCGTGGGGCACCGACGACCAGATGAAGAGCACGACCACGGGCGGCCTCAATGCCTGGCCCGCTGGCAAGTACCTGAACCTGTGGGTGTGCAACCTGTCGGGCGGCGTGCTGGGCTACGCGCAGTTCCCCGGTGGCCCGGCTGCTACCGATGGCGTGGTAATCCTGACGACGGCTTTCGGCAAGGGCGGCTCGGCCACCGCGCCGTTTAACCTGGGCCGCACCGGCACGCACGAAGTAGGCCACTGGCTGAACCTGAACCACATTTGGGGCGACGACAACGGCGCCTGCACCGGCACCGACAACGTTTCGGACACGCCCAACCAGGGTGGCCAGAACTACGGCTGCCCCACCTTCCCGAAGGCTTCGTGCTCGAACGGCCCGAACGGCGACATGTTCATGAACTACATGGACTACACCGACGACGCCTGCATGTACATGTTCAGCACGGGCCAGTCGTCGCGCATGAACGCGCTGTTTGCTACCGGTGGTGCGCGTGCTTCGCTGCTCACCTCTACCGGCGGCACGGCCCCCGGCACCACGCCTACTCCCACCACGCCCACGTACTGCGCCTCCAAGGGCAACAGCGTAGGCTACGAGTGGGTTGACCTGGTACAGCTCGGCTCGATCAACCGCTCGTCGGGTGCCAACGCAGGTTACTACAACGGCACGGCCCTGAGCACCTCGGTGGCAGCCGGCTCTACGCAAACCATCTACTACTCAGCCGGTTTCAGCGGCTCGGCTTACACCGAGTACTGGAAGATCTACATCGACTACAACCAGGACGGCGACTTCACCGACTCGGGCGAACTGGTAGCCAGCCGCTCGAGCAGCAGCAGCTCTACCCTGAGCGCCAGCTTTACGGTGCCCACCACGGCCAAAAGCGGCGCCACCCGCCTGCGCGTGGTGATGAGCGACAACTCGGCCACCACCAGCTGCAACACCTACAGCTACGGCGAAACCGAGGACTACACCGTCAACATCACGGGCGGCCTGCGTACCTCGGCCCCCAGCGCGGCTACTGCTGCCGACTACAAGCTGTTCCCGAACCCGGCTGCCGACGTGCTGAACCTGGTGCTGCCCGCCGAACACAGCCCCGCCAACGTGCAGGTAGAAGTGCTCGACGTACGCGGCGCGGCCATGAAACAAGTGCGCTACGATGGCTCGGGCATGCTGCAGGTACAAAGCCTGCCGGCCGGTGTGTACACCCTGCGCGTGCAGGACGGTGGCACCGTGGTGCACCAGCGCTTCGTGAAGCAGTAA
- a CDS encoding SixA phosphatase family protein, with protein MKTLYLMRHAKSSWNFDGLSDKERPLNGRGRADAPQMGQALATRNIRPDLLVSSPAVRALSTAALVAKELNYPPDGIQVIPGIYEANADRLLDIIAELPDEARSVLLVGHNPTLTDTVNRLSAHSVNDMPTAAVVCLHFHTDHWAEAHRTNSEFYFFDYPKNHHDE; from the coding sequence ATGAAAACCCTGTACCTGATGCGCCACGCCAAGTCGAGTTGGAACTTCGACGGGCTGAGCGACAAAGAACGCCCCCTCAACGGCCGGGGCCGGGCCGATGCCCCGCAAATGGGGCAGGCACTGGCCACGCGCAACATCCGGCCCGATTTGCTGGTCAGCAGCCCGGCCGTGCGCGCCCTGAGCACCGCCGCCCTGGTGGCCAAGGAGCTGAACTACCCGCCCGATGGCATTCAGGTGATACCCGGCATTTACGAAGCCAACGCCGACCGCCTGCTCGACATTATTGCGGAGCTGCCCGACGAGGCCCGGAGCGTGCTGCTGGTGGGCCACAACCCTACCCTCACCGACACGGTAAACAGGCTGTCGGCGCACAGCGTGAACGACATGCCCACGGCCGCCGTGGTGTGCCTGCACTTTCATACCGACCACTGGGCCGAGGCGCACCGCACCAACTCCGAGTTCTATTTCTTCGATTACCCCAAGAACCACCACGATGAGTGA
- the ppk1 gene encoding polyphosphate kinase 1 encodes MPHPASSTPPPAEPTLHNRELSWLTFNARVLQEAQCPDVPLLERLKFLAIFSSNLDEYFKVRVATLRRLQKLKRKTRAKLGDDPTEQLQQVLEEVRRQQEQFGATFREQLLPELHRHHIHLITERDLDDEQRHWVHHYFRERVQDLLSPMVLDDNLHYLFLKDQTVYLTLYLTQPAKGKKAEDEERVLVMELPTKRHGGRFVELPARGEERYVMFLDDVIRTCAAELFPKYRAVEVHSIKISRDAELDIQEEVSDNVLAKIKSSLKKRETGYPARLLFDPAMPKPVLRAIMQKTGIGREELVEGSRYHNFRDFFGFPGFGLKELQYVPQPTLPHPTLPRKDDSLLAAIARRDHLIHFPYQSFDYVTRLLREAAKDPDVTDVSITLYRVADKSAVAKALLKAAQHGKRVTVVVELKARFDEESNIRWAEKLERAGATVIYGAPELKVHAKLLLITRQEAGHPRQYAYLSTGNFNEATSQVYADHGLFTADARLTTEAARLFDFFRNHKAPAAFEHLLVAPFELRQRLHQLIDAEISNAEAGQEAYIILKLNALQDEEMIRKLYAASQAGVRVELLIRGISCLVPGQAGQSDNITQRGIVDRYLEHARVYVFANGGQEKVYIASSDWMTRNLDRRVEVVFPVYDPEIREEVRHLLDLQRQDNTKSRDWQNELLRGATHDKPVRAQFATYEYLRKKRRK; translated from the coding sequence ATGCCGCACCCTGCTTCCTCTACCCCACCGCCCGCCGAACCTACCCTGCACAACCGCGAGCTAAGCTGGCTCACCTTTAATGCGCGGGTGCTGCAGGAGGCCCAATGCCCCGATGTGCCGCTGCTGGAGCGCCTGAAGTTTCTGGCCATCTTCTCCTCCAACCTCGACGAGTACTTTAAGGTGCGTGTGGCCACGCTGCGCCGCCTGCAAAAGCTTAAGCGCAAAACCCGCGCGAAGCTGGGCGACGACCCCACCGAGCAGCTGCAGCAGGTGCTGGAGGAGGTACGCCGGCAGCAAGAGCAGTTTGGGGCCACCTTTCGGGAGCAGCTGCTGCCCGAGCTGCACCGCCACCACATTCACCTGATTACGGAGCGCGACCTCGACGACGAGCAGCGCCACTGGGTGCACCACTACTTCCGCGAGCGGGTGCAGGATTTGCTTTCGCCCATGGTGCTCGACGACAACCTGCACTACCTGTTCTTGAAAGACCAGACCGTGTACCTCACGCTGTACCTCACGCAGCCCGCCAAAGGCAAAAAAGCCGAAGACGAGGAGCGCGTGCTGGTGATGGAGCTGCCCACCAAGCGCCACGGCGGGCGGTTTGTGGAGCTGCCCGCCCGCGGCGAGGAGCGCTACGTGATGTTTCTGGACGACGTAATCCGCACTTGCGCGGCCGAGCTGTTTCCGAAGTACCGCGCCGTGGAGGTGCACAGCATCAAGATTTCGCGCGATGCCGAGCTGGATATTCAGGAAGAAGTATCCGACAACGTGCTGGCCAAAATCAAGAGCAGCCTGAAAAAGCGCGAAACCGGCTACCCGGCCCGCCTGCTCTTCGACCCCGCCATGCCCAAGCCGGTGCTGCGCGCCATTATGCAGAAAACGGGCATCGGGCGCGAGGAGCTGGTGGAGGGCAGCCGCTACCACAACTTCCGCGACTTTTTCGGGTTTCCGGGGTTTGGGCTGAAGGAGCTGCAGTACGTGCCGCAGCCCACGCTGCCCCACCCCACGCTGCCGCGCAAAGACGACTCGCTGCTGGCGGCCATTGCCCGCCGCGACCACCTCATTCACTTCCCGTACCAGTCGTTCGACTACGTAACGCGGCTGCTGCGCGAGGCCGCCAAAGACCCCGACGTAACCGACGTATCCATTACGCTTTACCGCGTGGCCGACAAAAGCGCCGTGGCCAAAGCCCTGCTGAAAGCCGCCCAACACGGCAAGCGCGTAACGGTGGTGGTGGAGCTAAAGGCGCGCTTCGATGAAGAATCGAATATTCGTTGGGCCGAAAAGCTGGAGCGGGCCGGCGCTACCGTAATCTACGGGGCGCCCGAGCTGAAGGTGCACGCCAAGCTGCTGCTGATTACGCGGCAGGAAGCCGGCCACCCGCGCCAGTACGCCTACCTGAGCACCGGCAACTTCAACGAGGCTACCTCGCAGGTGTACGCCGACCACGGCTTGTTTACGGCCGATGCCCGGCTTACCACCGAGGCGGCGCGCCTGTTCGATTTCTTCCGCAACCACAAAGCTCCGGCGGCCTTCGAGCACCTGCTGGTAGCGCCGTTTGAGCTGCGGCAGCGCCTGCACCAGCTAATCGACGCCGAAATCAGCAACGCCGAAGCGGGCCAGGAAGCCTACATAATTCTGAAGCTGAACGCGCTGCAAGACGAGGAGATGATCCGGAAGCTGTACGCCGCCAGCCAGGCCGGCGTGCGCGTGGAGCTGCTCATCCGGGGCATTTCGTGCCTGGTGCCGGGGCAAGCCGGCCAAAGCGACAACATCACGCAGCGCGGCATCGTTGACCGCTACCTGGAGCACGCGCGGGTGTACGTATTCGCCAACGGCGGCCAGGAGAAGGTATACATCGCGTCGTCGGACTGGATGACGCGCAACCTCGACCGCCGCGTGGAAGTCGTGTTCCCCGTTTACGACCCCGAAATCAGGGAAGAGGTGCGCCACCTGCTCGATTTGCAGCGGCAGGACAATACCAAGTCGCGCGATTGGCAGAACGAGCTGCTGCGCGGCGCCACCCACGATAAACCCGTGCGGGCGCAGTTTGCCACCTACGAGTACCTGCGCAAAAAGCGGCGCAAGTAA